From Primulina huaijiensis isolate GDHJ02 chromosome 15, ASM1229523v2, whole genome shotgun sequence, one genomic window encodes:
- the LOC140958293 gene encoding omega-hydroxypalmitate O-feruloyl transferase-like yields MEDPSSNVFQLTVKQGRPALVPPADETTKGLYFLSNLDQNIAVLVRTIYCFKSEEKGNENAVEVIKDALSKVLVHYYPLAGRLTISPEMKLAIDCSSEGAVFVEAEADCDLEALGDITKPDPETLGKLVYEIPGARNILEIPPLVAQVTKFKCGGFVLGLCMNHCMFDGIGAMEFVNSWGETARGFPPKIPPFTDRTILKSRDPPKWEFPHNEFAEIKDISKTAQLYNQEMHYRSFCFDHEKLQHIKSLALEDQTLAHCTTFEALSAFVWRARTEALNLNPNQQTKLLFAVDGRPRFDPPIPDKYFGNAIVLTNSLCNAGEIVQNPLSFTVNLVQEAVKMVTESYIRSAIDYFEATRARPSLAATLLITTWSRLSFHTTDFGWGEPTLSGPVVLPEKEVILFLSHGKERKTINVLLGLPAPAMKIFEQLVQI; encoded by the exons ATGGAGGATCCTAGCAGCAATGTGTTCCAACTAACAGTCAAACAAGGGCGGCCTGCTTTGGTTCCTCCCGCGGATGAAACAACGAAAGGCCTATACTTCTTGTCGAATCTTGATCAGAATATTGCTGTTCTCGTACGTACTATATACTGCTTTAAGTCAGAGGAGAAGGGCAATGAGAATGCGGTTGAGGTGATCAAGGACGCGTTGTCGAAGGTTCTGGTGCATTATTATCCACTGGCAGGGCGTCTCACGATTAGCCCCGAGATGAAACTTGCCATTGATTGTTCGTCTGAGGGAGCTGTCTTCGTTGAGGCTGAGGCCGACTGTGATCTTGAAGCGCTAGGCGATATTACGAAACCGGATCCGGAGACTCTGGGGAAGCTTGTTTATGAGATTCCAGGAGCAAGGAATATATTGGAAATTCCTCCTCTGGTGGCTCAG GTAACGAAGTTCAAATGTGGAGGTTTTGTTCTAGGACTGTGTATGAACCATTGTATGTTTGATGGAATTGGTGCAATGGAATTTGTGAATTCTTGGGGTGAAACAGCCAGAGGTTTTCCACCGAAAATCCCTCCATTCACGGATAGAACCATCCTCAAGTCAAGAGATCCGCCTAAATGGGAATTCCCACACAATGAATTTGCTGAGATTAAAGACATATCAAAAACTGCTCAGCTCTACAATCAAGAAATGCATTACAGATCCTTCTGTTTCGACCACGAAAAGCTCCAACACATCAAAAGTTTGGCCTTAGAGGACCAAACGCTAGCACACTGCACCACATTTGAAGCCTTGTCGGCATTCGTTTGGAGGGCTCGAACCGAGGCCTTGAACCTCAATCCAAACCAACAAACTAAACTTCTATTCGCAGTCGATGGAAGGCCAAGATTCGATCCCCCCATACCGGATAAGTACTTCGGGAACGCCATCGTTTTAACAAACTCACTGTGCAATGCAGGGGAAATAGTCCAAAACCCGCTCTCTTTCACCGTGAACCTAGTTCAGGAAGCTGTTAAAATGGTGACAGAAAGTTACATTAGGTCTGCTATCGACTACTTCGAGGCGACTCGAGCTAGGCCTTCTTTGGCTGCAACTTTGCTGATCACCACTTGGTCTAGGCTGTCCTTCCATACCACGGATTTCGGTTGGGGTGAACCTACCTTATCAGGGCCAGTCGTTCTCCCCGAAAAAGAAGTGATCCTGTTTCTTTCTCATGGTAAAGAAAGGAAAACTATCAATGTGCTTCTTGGATTGCCTGCTCCAGCTATGAAGATATTTGAACAACTTGTCCAAATTTAG
- the LOC140960036 gene encoding palmitoyl-acyl carrier protein thioesterase, chloroplastic-like, with protein sequence MASMQNSAALNYVHANPCFLEKNDGIFNSSRRRVRFGFDHGSKMRKSLRLNANTRTNVETINGKKVNGSHVGGIPYLDQSNSECDDDDQEPKNHEYLMGRFVENRFVFRQSFVIRSYEIGPDKTATMETLMNLLQETALNHVASSGVGGNGFGATREMSIRKLIWVVTRILVQVDKYSSWGDLVEIDTWVDAAGKNGMRRDWVIRDFNTQKIITRATSTWAMMNRETRRLSKIPDEVKNEVQPFYLNRASIPPQNNDSEKIEKLTHETAHIMRTGLAPRWSDMDANQHVNNVKYIGWILESVPIKILEDYNLTSMILEYRRECRQSNVLESLTSMKPRTCEENNIGEIANENCDLECTHLLRMEDDNAEIVRARSVWNFKKP encoded by the exons ATGGCTTCCATGCAAAACAGTGCAGCTCTGAATTATGTTCATGCAAATCCTTGTTTTTTGGAAAAGAACGACGGGATATTCAACTCCTCTAGAAGGCGGGTTCGTTTCGGTTTTGATCATGGCTCCAAGATGAGGAAATCCTTGAGATTGAATGCAAACACGAGGACGAATGTGGAGACGATCAACGGGAAGAAAGTGAACGGAAGTCATGTTGGTGGGATTCCATATTTGGATCAAAGCAACAGCGAATGCGATGACGACGATCAGGAGCCTAAGAATCATGAATATTTGATGGGTAGATTTGTGGAGAATCGGTTCGTGTTCAGGCAATCTTTTGTCATAAGATCTTATGAAATTGGACCTGATAAAACTGCTACAATGGAAACCCTAATGAATCTTCTCCAg GAGACAGCTTTGAATCATGTGGCGAGTTCGGGCGTGGGTGGGAACGGGTTCGGGGCAACCCGTGAGATGAGCATTCGGAAACTTATTTGGGTTGTTACTCGTATACTCGTACAAGTTGACAAATACAGCTCTTG GGGAGATTTGGTTGAGATAGACACATGGGTGGATGCGGCAGGTAAAAACGGAATGCGTAGAGATTGGGTGATTCGAGATTTCAACAcccaaaaaataataacaagagCTACCAG TACATGGGCAATGATGAACAGAGAAACAAGAAGGTTGAGTAAAATCCCAGATGAAGTGAAGAATGAAGTCCAGCCATTCTACCTCAACAGAGCTTCGATTCCTCCACAAAATAATGACAGTGAGAAGATCGAGAAGCTCACTCATGAAACAGCTCACATCATGCGAACTGGCTTGGCT CCTCGATGGAGCGATATGGATGCTAATCAACATGTTAATAATGTCAAATACATTGGATGGATTTTGGAG AGCGTGCCGATAAAAATACTCGAAGATTATAATCTTACGAGCATGATTCTCGAATACCGACGGGAATGTCGTCAGTCGAATGTGCTAGAATCTCTAACAAGTATGAAACCAAGAACCTGTGAAGAGAATAATATTGGAGAGATTGCTAATGAAAATTGTGACTTAGAATGCACACATTTGCTTCGCATGGAAGATGATAACGCAGAGATCGTTCGAGCAAGATCGGTGTGGAACTTCAAAAAACCATAA